A single window of Archangium gephyra DNA harbors:
- a CDS encoding serine/threonine-protein kinase, which produces MRCEHCSSEHPARFSCDEQDTWTGAESSGQIPQTIPALFDLRGRTLGHYRLTQLLGSGGMGTVYLAEQTIIGARVAVKVLHPTMAQDDRLRARFYAEARTVNLIGHPNIVRIFDINESEDGLHYFVMEYLDGVPLSRLQRPAEPELVAWLLVQACDALEAVHRSGVVHRDLKPDNLLMMERPGERPTLKVLDFGVAKALHGAGNPEQTMAGQVFGTPAYMAPEQWAGQPVDGRADVYSLGVTGYLLVTGQLPYPRGQLAELVLSSEPPPPLRAPHELAPQVPEALSRVLLRALARSPAERFANALDFKKALLASVQPEPASRPHATRLAQAAQVPSEPGNTPIPRLPTLPDPNDPTPPPTWTARVRSARDASSVVVHCSELSRGGLFMCCAEPFPQIFTRLEFTLLIGGEEVECVGEVVRHVDSAQARAWRMSPGVGLQFLNPSPRLRELLMRLHPPHRPSAAARSGAPKEALAQL; this is translated from the coding sequence ATGCGCTGCGAGCATTGTTCGTCAGAACATCCCGCGAGATTCTCGTGCGATGAGCAGGACACCTGGACGGGAGCGGAGTCCTCGGGGCAGATCCCCCAGACGATTCCCGCCCTGTTCGATCTGCGCGGCCGCACGCTCGGACACTACCGGCTCACCCAGCTGCTGGGCAGCGGGGGCATGGGCACGGTGTACCTCGCCGAGCAGACCATCATCGGTGCCCGGGTGGCGGTGAAGGTGCTGCACCCGACCATGGCGCAGGACGACCGGCTGCGCGCGCGCTTCTACGCCGAGGCGCGCACGGTGAACCTCATCGGCCACCCCAACATCGTCCGCATCTTCGACATCAACGAGTCCGAGGACGGGCTGCACTACTTCGTCATGGAGTACCTGGACGGCGTGCCCCTGTCGCGGCTGCAGCGCCCCGCGGAGCCGGAGCTGGTGGCGTGGCTGCTCGTCCAGGCCTGTGACGCGCTGGAAGCCGTCCACCGCAGCGGCGTGGTGCACCGGGACCTCAAGCCGGACAACCTCCTCATGATGGAGCGCCCGGGCGAGCGCCCCACGCTCAAGGTGCTCGACTTCGGCGTGGCCAAGGCGCTGCACGGCGCTGGCAACCCGGAACAGACGATGGCCGGGCAGGTGTTCGGCACCCCCGCGTATATGGCCCCGGAGCAGTGGGCGGGCCAGCCCGTGGATGGGCGCGCGGACGTCTACTCGCTGGGCGTGACGGGTTACCTGCTCGTCACCGGCCAGCTGCCCTACCCGCGCGGACAGCTCGCGGAGCTGGTGCTCTCCTCGGAGCCGCCTCCGCCCCTGCGCGCTCCCCATGAGCTGGCGCCCCAGGTGCCGGAGGCACTCTCCCGCGTCCTGCTGCGCGCCCTGGCCCGGAGCCCCGCGGAGCGCTTCGCCAACGCACTCGACTTCAAGAAGGCCCTGCTCGCCTCCGTGCAGCCCGAGCCCGCCTCGCGGCCCCATGCCACCCGGCTGGCCCAGGCCGCGCAAGTGCCCTCCGAGCCCGGCAACACGCCCATTCCCAGGCTCCCGACGCTGCCGGATCCGAATGATCCCACCCCACCGCCCACCTGGACGGCCCGCGTGCGCAGCGCCCGGGACGCCAGCTCGGTGGTGGTGCACTGCAGCGAGCTCAGCCGCGGTGGCCTCTTCATGTGCTGCGCCGAGCCCTTCCCTCAAATCTTCACCCGCCTCGAGTTCACCCTGCTGATCGGCGGCGAGGAGGTGGAGTGCGTGGGCGAGGTGGTACGGCACGTGGACTCGGCCCAGGCGCGCGCCTGGCGCATGTCTCCGGGCGTGGGCCTCCAGTTCCTCAACCCCTCGCCCCGGCTGAGAGAGCTGCTGATGCGGCTGCACCCGCCGCACCGACCGTCCGCCGCCGCACGCTCCGGGGCCCCGAAAGAAGCCCTCGCGCAGCTTTGA
- a CDS encoding gluconokinase, whose translation MVIIVMGVSGSGKTTVGQRLAVALGWRFRDADDFHPPANIAKMTAGIPLTDEDRAPWLAVLRELLRNTLAAGVPVVLACSALKHSYRERLTVDAARQRWVYLRVPRALLAERLKARTGHYMPAALLDSQLAALEIPEDALVVEATADPDTLVATVLRELGPWLPS comes from the coding sequence GTGGTCATCATCGTCATGGGGGTGTCCGGCTCGGGGAAGACGACGGTGGGACAGCGGCTCGCCGTGGCGCTCGGGTGGCGCTTCCGGGACGCGGATGACTTCCACCCACCCGCCAACATCGCGAAGATGACCGCGGGCATTCCCCTCACGGACGAGGACAGGGCGCCCTGGCTGGCGGTGCTGCGGGAGCTGCTGCGGAACACGCTGGCGGCGGGGGTGCCGGTGGTGCTGGCGTGCTCGGCGCTGAAGCACTCCTACCGGGAGCGGCTGACGGTGGACGCGGCGCGGCAACGGTGGGTGTACCTGCGGGTGCCCCGGGCGCTCCTCGCCGAGCGGCTGAAGGCGCGGACGGGCCACTACATGCCGGCGGCGCTGCTCGACAGCCAACTGGCGGCGCTGGAGATTCCGGAGGACGCGCTGGTGGTGGAAGCCACGGCGGACCCGGACACGCTGGTGGCCACCGTCCTGCGGGAGCTGGGGCCCTGGCTGCCCTCCTGA